A single window of Sulfitobacter sp. JL08 DNA harbors:
- a CDS encoding Na/Pi cotransporter family protein — protein MLNRLLLPTILLVLSIGFWASSNFQEIAAGVAIFLFGMMMLEDGFKLFSGGLLERALESATRSIPKSIGFGIFATTIMQSSSLVSVITISFLSAGLITLLAGVGIIFGANIGTTTGAWLVAGFGLKVNISAYALPMLAIGIVLVFQKSKYLRGAGFVLAGLGFLFLGIHHMKEGFEAFKDQFDLTRFALKGVLGLAVYTLVGAAATVVMQSSHATMVLVITALAAGQISYENALALAIGANIGTTITAMIGSFTANFQGKRLALAHLIFNLVTAAVALVFIMPIRVAVDYISAGVGIADTDYALKLAVFHTIFNLLGVILMLPVIHRLVAFLERMIVQPKEDLSLPIYLSEAVDEFPQTIQVAMRREIQHLYDNSVELILQSLNLNPKQLLAVKDIDALVAASHSPVEFDFDIQYEHRIKTLYSAIVEFATRAAAKDMPPDVIDDIYSMRDVAAQIVRAVKSAKHLRRNASKYTQARQGVIADLYNGLRAEIGRILVEIHKLEHTDPEDRSGLWLDQERIQVERDAQETNTRIEALIRDRRLDATKATSFLNDSNYAYSLMRDLLGAARAYYIETEEAMAEVERILALEDDELIDAALDEEPDSRAGPTS, from the coding sequence ATGTTGAACAGGCTATTATTGCCGACCATCCTGCTGGTCCTGTCCATCGGATTCTGGGCCAGTTCCAACTTTCAGGAAATTGCCGCCGGTGTGGCCATTTTCCTGTTCGGCATGATGATGCTGGAAGACGGGTTCAAGCTTTTTAGCGGTGGCCTTCTGGAACGCGCTTTGGAAAGCGCGACACGCTCGATCCCGAAATCGATCGGTTTTGGCATCTTTGCAACAACGATCATGCAATCCAGTTCGCTGGTGTCGGTTATCACCATTTCGTTTCTGTCTGCGGGCCTGATTACGCTTTTGGCGGGGGTCGGCATTATTTTTGGTGCCAATATCGGCACAACAACTGGCGCATGGCTGGTTGCTGGCTTTGGCCTCAAGGTCAACATATCCGCCTATGCATTGCCGATGCTGGCCATCGGCATCGTCTTGGTGTTCCAGAAATCAAAATATCTGCGCGGGGCCGGTTTTGTGCTGGCGGGGCTGGGGTTTCTGTTTTTGGGCATCCACCACATGAAAGAAGGGTTCGAAGCCTTTAAAGACCAGTTCGATCTGACCCGATTTGCACTGAAAGGGGTATTGGGGCTTGCCGTTTACACGCTTGTCGGGGCGGCGGCGACGGTTGTCATGCAATCTAGCCACGCGACGATGGTATTGGTGATCACGGCGCTGGCCGCGGGCCAGATCAGCTATGAAAACGCGCTTGCCTTGGCGATCGGTGCCAATATCGGCACGACAATCACCGCGATGATCGGATCTTTCACCGCAAATTTTCAGGGCAAACGATTGGCGCTGGCCCATCTGATCTTTAATCTGGTGACAGCCGCTGTGGCGCTGGTGTTCATCATGCCGATCCGCGTTGCGGTTGATTACATCAGCGCGGGCGTTGGAATTGCAGATACCGATTACGCCCTGAAACTGGCGGTCTTTCACACCATATTCAATCTGTTGGGTGTGATATTGATGCTGCCTGTTATTCACCGGTTGGTGGCGTTTCTGGAACGGATGATCGTGCAGCCTAAAGAAGACCTGAGCCTGCCGATATACCTGTCCGAAGCCGTTGACGAATTTCCGCAAACCATTCAGGTCGCGATGCGTCGGGAAATCCAGCACCTTTATGACAATTCCGTCGAACTGATCCTGCAAAGCCTGAACTTGAATCCCAAACAGTTGCTGGCTGTTAAGGATATCGATGCACTGGTTGCGGCAAGCCATAGCCCGGTCGAGTTTGATTTTGATATCCAGTACGAACACCGGATCAAGACGCTTTATTCGGCGATTGTAGAGTTCGCCACCCGCGCGGCCGCAAAAGATATGCCCCCTGACGTGATAGACGACATTTACAGCATGCGCGATGTGGCGGCGCAGATTGTGCGTGCGGTGAAATCGGCCAAACACTTGCGCCGTAATGCTTCCAAATACACGCAGGCGCGGCAGGGTGTGATTGCCGATCTCTATAACGGATTGCGCGCCGAAATTGGCCGTATCCTTGTCGAGATTCACAAGCTTGAGCACACCGATCCCGAAGACCGTTCCGGCCTTTGGCTGGATCAGGAACGTATTCAGGTGGAACGCGACGCACAGGAAACCAACACCCGCATCGAGGCTTTGATCCGCGACCGGCGACTGGACGCGACCAAGGCAACGTCATTTCTGAACGATTCAAATTACGCCTATAGCTTGATGCGTGATCTGCTGGGGGCCGCACGGGCGTATTACATCGAAACCGAAGAAGCCATGGCCGAGGTCGAGCGCATTCTGGCATTGGAAGACGACGAGTTGATCGACGCGGCCCTTGACGAAGAACCAGACAGCAGGGCAGGGCCAACATCGTGA
- a CDS encoding inorganic phosphate transporter, with amino-acid sequence MKTKDYLIIESATGLSRAEVGRLGTAILFIVAVMIYAGSKFAHIEQSYLLVAAAVIGAYMAINIGANDVANNVGPAVGSFALSLTGAIVIAAIFEAAGAIIAGGDVVSTVKKGIIDPADVADPQVFVWVMMGALTGAAIWLNAATWLGAPVSTTHSIVGGVMGAGIAAAGWDVVNWDAMGKIAASWVISPVTGGIIAALFLFFLKRTIFFKDEPVESARKVVPFMIGIMVWAFTTYIALKGVKKLVEIDFFNAVLIGLVAGLVAIILVRPMINRAVPSLEHNREGVNRLFTIPLIISAALLSFAHGANDVANAVGPLAGIVDALTAGEGGSSKVAIPLWVMVIGALGISVGLALFGPKLIRTVGSEITELDRSRAFCIALAAAITVIIASHLKLPVSSTHVALGAVFGVGFLREFLEQRVGRVVENVLHQHQGEPDFAEAEKVLMNFRNAPPEDKKRILKELQKMGPEAVIDAAQRKELQKALKRQLVKRSSLLKIVSAWIITVPVSAVLAALFYFVLRGMMLP; translated from the coding sequence ATGAAAACCAAAGACTATTTGATTATCGAAAGTGCGACCGGTCTGAGCCGCGCCGAAGTTGGCCGCTTGGGAACGGCGATCCTCTTCATTGTGGCGGTGATGATCTACGCAGGGTCCAAGTTCGCGCATATCGAACAGTCCTATCTGCTGGTCGCCGCTGCCGTCATCGGTGCCTACATGGCCATCAATATCGGTGCCAACGATGTGGCGAACAATGTCGGGCCTGCTGTTGGATCTTTTGCGCTGTCGCTGACAGGGGCCATTGTTATCGCCGCAATATTCGAGGCCGCAGGCGCGATTATTGCCGGTGGTGACGTCGTGAGCACCGTAAAGAAAGGCATCATCGACCCTGCGGATGTTGCAGATCCGCAAGTCTTTGTCTGGGTCATGATGGGCGCATTGACCGGTGCGGCAATCTGGCTGAACGCGGCCACATGGCTGGGCGCGCCGGTTTCGACCACACATTCGATCGTGGGCGGCGTCATGGGCGCGGGCATTGCAGCCGCGGGATGGGACGTGGTGAACTGGGACGCAATGGGCAAAATCGCCGCCAGTTGGGTCATTTCACCCGTCACCGGCGGGATCATTGCGGCCTTGTTCCTGTTCTTTCTCAAGCGGACGATCTTTTTCAAAGACGAACCGGTGGAATCCGCGCGCAAGGTTGTCCCGTTCATGATCGGGATCATGGTGTGGGCGTTTACGACCTATATTGCTCTGAAGGGGGTCAAGAAACTTGTCGAAATCGACTTTTTCAATGCGGTCCTAATTGGCCTTGTCGCCGGTCTTGTGGCGATCATTCTTGTCCGCCCGATGATCAATCGCGCGGTGCCTAGCCTGGAACACAACCGCGAAGGCGTGAACCGCCTGTTCACCATCCCGCTGATTATTTCAGCGGCTCTTCTGAGCTTTGCGCACGGGGCAAATGATGTGGCCAATGCCGTCGGTCCGCTTGCCGGTATTGTGGACGCGCTGACCGCCGGTGAAGGCGGCAGTTCGAAGGTGGCGATCCCGCTGTGGGTGATGGTGATCGGCGCACTTGGCATTTCCGTCGGGCTGGCGCTGTTCGGGCCCAAGCTGATCCGGACTGTGGGATCCGAAATCACAGAACTGGATCGCTCGCGCGCGTTTTGTATCGCACTGGCTGCGGCGATCACCGTCATTATCGCCAGCCACCTGAAACTGCCCGTCAGTTCGACCCATGTGGCGCTGGGTGCTGTTTTCGGTGTCGGCTTTCTGCGCGAATTTCTTGAACAACGGGTCGGGAGAGTGGTCGAGAATGTGTTGCACCAGCATCAAGGCGAACCTGATTTTGCCGAGGCTGAGAAAGTGCTGATGAACTTCAGGAATGCGCCGCCCGAAGACAAGAAACGCATCCTGAAGGAATTGCAGAAAATGGGCCCCGAAGCGGTGATTGATGCCGCACAACGCAAGGAGCTGCAAAAGGCGTTGAAGCGGCAACTGGTGAAACGGTCATCCCTTTTGAAAATCGTTTCAGCGTGGATCATTACGGTTCCGGTTTCGGCCGTGTTGGCGGCCTTGTTCTACTTTGTTTTGCGCGGCATGATGCTGCCATAA